In Saccharomonospora marina XMU15, one genomic interval encodes:
- the cydD gene encoding thiol reductant ABC exporter subunit CydD codes for MNSPTRATLPAKVSEPDTGRVGRGPLGALPALSVAARRALTLTAALSLLNAGALVAQAFLLASIVADIVAGEFTGHGPMLAALLAAVLVRAVVGWAMRVVAARAAVGAKEELRAKVVDHALGLGPEWIDRRGPGELTALTTRGLDALDAYFTDYLPALVTAAVVPLAAGAAVLLADWPSAVLIALTVPLLPLFAILVGKYTAERVGASTDALHRMSGHLLELVRALPVLAAFGRAAAQADAVRRVSERHRKTTLSTLRIAFSSAFVLELAATLSVALVAVVIGLRLVSGDLTLAIGLGVLILAPECYQPLRSVGAAFHASEDGVEAVRRVADVLAEPGAETGTAVPPRGELRVRELRVRRRGSFAPDGESFTAVPGSTVWLTSPSGAGKTTTLSVLLGFVRPTSGSVTIAGVPLEQLDLAAWRERVAWVPQSPAFAGGTVRGELELAAAQPEDVTELLARLDLTGLADRPVNRLSTGQRQRVAVARALLRVRAGAWLLLLDEPTAHLDAHNAERVLTAVGEAQRAGAAVVIAAHERTALDTGDDLGGPEPATQEGEPGGAAGSPLRLRSLLDRRLTAGVLLGAGALLAGIALTATSAWLIAKASQQPPILTLAVAIVGVRTFGLGRAGLRYAERLVTHDAAFRIAGRLRERLWSALVRLGPSRTLGLRRGEGLRRLVDDVDTVRDLLPRVVTPPLVVGVVLAGAVAVQYAVLPAAGLALAVAVIATATLAPTLALALERHATATLSAGRRDIATQVLSLFDAAAELLAYGVAAARRTELARTDARLAAAARRQALGAGAADGLVVLATGTAAVASTWFATRAAASGALDPVLAPVLALVPLAVAEVLTMLPPAAQHWDSLRDARSRLAATLAAEPPSTPDTVRYTTDGAITMRGVELGWPETGNPVLAGVDLDIPNGCHVAVIGPSGAGKSTLLAALLGFLPPRLGHIVLPRRVAWAPQEPGLVSTTVAENLRLADPHANTEQLTAALTAAGLPGLDPGVVLGSAGAGLSGGQSRRVALARALLAADAADLVLLDEPTAHLDEPTAREVLANLTALLAGKTVVHVTHRPEEAAFADLVLEVRAGSVAAHVTATHPVMAAEGT; via the coding sequence ATGAACTCTCCCACCCGAGCCACCCTTCCCGCCAAAGTGTCCGAACCGGACACAGGCCGGGTGGGACGAGGTCCGCTCGGTGCGCTGCCCGCACTGTCGGTCGCAGCGCGCCGAGCGTTGACCTTGACCGCCGCGCTGTCGCTGCTGAACGCGGGCGCACTCGTGGCACAGGCCTTCCTGCTCGCCTCGATAGTGGCCGACATCGTCGCGGGCGAGTTCACCGGGCACGGTCCGATGCTGGCCGCGCTGCTGGCGGCCGTGCTCGTTCGCGCCGTGGTCGGCTGGGCGATGCGGGTCGTGGCGGCCCGCGCCGCGGTGGGCGCGAAGGAAGAGCTACGTGCCAAGGTGGTCGACCATGCCCTCGGTCTCGGTCCGGAGTGGATCGACCGGCGTGGCCCCGGCGAGTTGACCGCGCTGACGACCAGAGGACTCGACGCGCTCGACGCCTACTTCACCGACTACCTGCCCGCGCTCGTCACCGCCGCCGTCGTCCCACTGGCCGCGGGCGCTGCCGTGCTCCTCGCCGACTGGCCCTCCGCGGTGCTCATCGCGCTCACCGTGCCGCTGCTGCCGTTGTTCGCGATCCTCGTCGGCAAGTACACCGCCGAGCGGGTCGGCGCCTCGACCGACGCGCTGCACCGGATGTCGGGTCACCTACTCGAACTCGTGCGCGCGCTGCCTGTGCTCGCAGCCTTCGGGCGGGCCGCCGCGCAGGCCGACGCCGTCCGCCGCGTCAGCGAACGGCACCGCAAGACCACACTCTCCACCCTGCGCATCGCGTTCTCCTCCGCGTTCGTGCTCGAACTCGCCGCGACCCTTTCCGTCGCGCTGGTGGCCGTGGTGATCGGGCTTCGGCTCGTCTCCGGCGACCTCACGCTGGCGATCGGACTCGGGGTACTGATCCTCGCACCGGAGTGCTACCAACCGTTACGGTCGGTCGGGGCGGCCTTCCACGCCAGCGAGGACGGCGTCGAAGCCGTTCGGAGGGTCGCCGACGTACTCGCCGAGCCCGGTGCCGAAACCGGCACCGCGGTTCCACCACGCGGCGAACTGCGGGTCCGCGAACTGCGCGTTCGGCGACGCGGCAGCTTCGCCCCCGACGGCGAGTCCTTCACCGCGGTTCCCGGATCCACCGTGTGGCTGACCTCTCCCAGCGGCGCAGGAAAGACGACAACGCTGTCCGTGCTGCTCGGTTTCGTACGGCCGACGAGCGGCAGCGTCACCATCGCGGGCGTGCCGCTGGAGCAGCTGGACCTGGCGGCCTGGCGCGAGCGCGTCGCGTGGGTACCGCAGTCGCCCGCCTTCGCGGGCGGCACCGTCCGCGGCGAACTCGAACTGGCGGCGGCCCAACCCGAAGACGTCACCGAGCTGCTCGCGCGGCTGGACCTCACCGGGCTCGCCGACCGCCCGGTCAACCGGTTGTCCACCGGGCAGCGGCAGCGGGTCGCGGTGGCCCGCGCCCTGTTGCGGGTGCGGGCAGGGGCCTGGCTGTTGCTGCTTGACGAACCCACTGCCCACCTCGACGCGCACAACGCCGAACGGGTACTCACCGCGGTCGGTGAGGCACAACGGGCCGGGGCAGCCGTGGTGATCGCCGCGCACGAGCGCACCGCGCTCGACACCGGCGATGACCTGGGCGGCCCCGAGCCGGCCACGCAGGAAGGTGAGCCCGGAGGCGCTGCGGGCTCACCCCTGCGCCTTCGCTCGCTGCTGGACCGCAGGCTCACCGCGGGCGTACTGCTCGGCGCAGGTGCGCTGCTCGCGGGCATCGCGCTCACCGCCACCTCGGCGTGGCTCATCGCGAAGGCGTCACAGCAACCCCCGATACTCACCCTCGCCGTCGCCATCGTCGGTGTGCGCACCTTCGGCCTCGGCCGCGCGGGCCTGCGATACGCCGAGCGGCTCGTCACCCACGACGCCGCGTTCCGCATCGCGGGCAGGCTGCGGGAACGGTTGTGGAGTGCGCTCGTGCGGCTCGGCCCTTCCCGCACACTGGGACTGCGAAGGGGAGAGGGACTGCGCAGGCTCGTCGACGACGTCGACACCGTCCGCGACCTGCTGCCAAGGGTGGTGACGCCGCCGCTGGTGGTGGGGGTGGTGCTCGCCGGGGCGGTGGCCGTGCAGTACGCCGTACTGCCGGCCGCCGGGCTCGCACTCGCCGTCGCGGTGATCGCCACCGCCACGCTCGCCCCCACACTGGCACTGGCACTCGAACGCCACGCGACCGCGACCCTCTCGGCGGGACGGCGCGACATCGCCACCCAGGTGCTCTCGCTGTTCGACGCGGCAGCCGAGTTGCTCGCCTACGGAGTCGCGGCCGCGCGGCGCACCGAACTGGCTCGCACCGACGCCCGGCTGGCCGCAGCCGCGCGCAGGCAGGCACTCGGCGCGGGCGCCGCCGACGGCCTCGTGGTACTCGCCACCGGAACCGCTGCGGTGGCGAGCACCTGGTTCGCCACGCGAGCGGCCGCGTCAGGAGCCCTCGATCCCGTTCTCGCGCCCGTGCTCGCACTCGTTCCACTTGCGGTTGCCGAGGTGCTGACCATGCTGCCGCCTGCGGCGCAACACTGGGACTCGCTGCGCGACGCCCGCAGCAGGCTGGCCGCCACCCTGGCCGCCGAACCGCCCTCCACCCCCGACACGGTGCGGTACACCACCGACGGCGCGATCACCATGCGTGGAGTCGAGCTGGGCTGGCCCGAAACCGGCAACCCGGTGCTGGCCGGAGTGGACCTCGACATCCCCAACGGCTGCCACGTGGCCGTGATCGGCCCTTCGGGCGCGGGTAAATCCACCCTGCTCGCCGCCCTGCTCGGCTTCCTGCCGCCACGGCTGGGCCACATCGTGTTGCCCCGGCGGGTGGCATGGGCGCCGCAGGAGCCCGGACTCGTCTCCACCACGGTCGCCGAGAACCTGCGGCTGGCCGATCCGCACGCCAACACCGAGCAACTCACCGCAGCGCTCACCGCTGCGGGCCTGCCGGGACTCGACCCCGGCGTCGTCCTCGGCAGCGCGGGCGCAGGCCTTTCCGGAGGGCAGTCGCGCAGGGTCGCGCTGGCGAGGGCACTGCTCGCCGCCGACGCCGCCGACCTCGTGCTGCTCGACGAACCCACAGCCCACCTCGACGAACCCACCGCCCGCGAGGTGCTGGCCAACCTGACCGCCCTGCTGGCGGGCAAGACTGTCGTGCACGTCACCCACCGGCCGGAGGAAGCCGCCTTCGCCGACCTCGTGCTGGAGGTTCGAGCGGGGAGCGTGGCGGCGCACGTCACCGCCACACACCCGGTCATGGCAGCCGAAGGGACCTAA
- a CDS encoding GAF domain-containing sensor histidine kinase has translation MEPTLAARALSAATEITATALSDDDPDAVLGSVVRHAVELADADLGLVMVRSDDGSVTVEAAHGESTADLLGLVLPAESAAGRVAGGGEPVVTDDVTSDARTSRFVPKELSAYGPFAAAPFGTPGRILGVLTVYRAPGRQPFSASTVEVLTAFAGQAGVVLALAEGANARHRVTLYQERERIARELHDVIVQRLYAAGMRLERVRRRMRTRFAHADAARLAEAIDQLDQTIEEIRGTVRDLRSPEPRPRQPEPAATDLAESARAEVRIAGELLGYPPTLELSGELADIPPERADHVRAALREALSNVVRHSGASETRVTLHRDAAGIRLRVRDNGCGVPRDVAKRGLRHLAERADAAGGTFTVNSSPSMGTLVAFDLPLRQ, from the coding sequence ATGGAACCCACCCTTGCCGCCAGAGCGCTCTCCGCCGCCACCGAGATCACGGCCACCGCGTTGTCCGACGACGACCCCGACGCCGTGCTCGGCTCGGTTGTGCGCCACGCCGTGGAACTGGCCGACGCGGATCTCGGGCTGGTCATGGTGCGCTCCGACGACGGTTCGGTCACCGTCGAGGCCGCGCACGGCGAGTCCACGGCCGACCTGCTCGGACTGGTGCTGCCCGCGGAGTCGGCCGCGGGCAGGGTCGCAGGCGGCGGCGAGCCCGTTGTAACCGACGACGTGACCAGCGACGCCAGGACTTCTCGCTTCGTGCCGAAGGAACTGAGCGCCTACGGGCCGTTCGCGGCCGCGCCGTTCGGCACACCCGGGCGCATCCTCGGCGTGCTCACCGTCTACCGAGCCCCGGGAAGGCAACCGTTCTCGGCGAGCACCGTCGAAGTGCTGACGGCGTTCGCGGGGCAGGCGGGGGTCGTGCTCGCGCTCGCCGAAGGCGCCAACGCCAGGCACCGCGTGACGCTATACCAGGAACGGGAACGCATCGCCAGGGAACTGCACGACGTCATCGTGCAGCGGCTGTACGCGGCGGGCATGCGGCTGGAGCGAGTCCGGCGGCGGATGCGCACGCGGTTCGCCCACGCCGACGCGGCCCGGCTCGCCGAGGCGATCGACCAGCTCGACCAGACCATCGAGGAGATCAGGGGCACCGTGCGCGATCTGCGCTCGCCCGAGCCGCGCCCGAGGCAGCCGGAGCCCGCCGCGACCGACCTCGCCGAGTCGGCACGGGCCGAGGTGCGCATCGCGGGGGAACTCCTCGGCTACCCGCCGACCCTGGAACTGTCCGGGGAACTCGCCGACATCCCGCCCGAACGCGCCGACCACGTGCGTGCCGCGCTGCGCGAGGCGCTGTCCAATGTGGTCCGTCACTCCGGCGCGAGCGAAACCAGGGTGACGCTGCACCGCGACGCCGCGGGCATCCGGTTACGGGTGCGCGACAACGGTTGCGGCGTACCCCGCGACGTCGCGAAGCGAGGCCTGCGCCACCTCGCCGAGCGTGCGGACGCGGCGGGAGGAACCTTCACCGTGAACTCCTCCCCGAGCATGGGCACGCTGGTGGCGTTCGACCTGCCGCTGCGGCAGTGA
- a CDS encoding DUF1932 domain-containing protein: MSLSEEGPTIAVLGLGEAGGAFARDLVAAGAVVRGYDPAVAAGDGVVATAAEAEAVTGADLVLSVNSSAAAVAALRAGIDALAPRAVWADLNTASPAKKRQLDEIAREHGRSCVDVAIMAPVPGSGLRVPMLASGQDAQRLTALLRPLGANVEVFEGPPGSAASRKLLRSVFFKSLAGAVVEALEAARAAGCEEWLRGNIVEELTGADESTVDRLVYGTYKHSVRRADEMAAAAEMLSELGVPPAMAAGARDLLLRLSRQ; the protein is encoded by the coding sequence GTGTCGCTATCGGAAGAGGGACCCACGATCGCGGTTCTCGGGCTGGGCGAGGCGGGCGGCGCCTTTGCCCGTGACCTGGTGGCGGCGGGCGCGGTGGTACGCGGCTACGACCCGGCGGTCGCCGCCGGTGACGGTGTGGTCGCCACGGCGGCCGAGGCGGAGGCGGTTACCGGCGCTGACCTGGTGCTCAGCGTCAACAGTTCGGCCGCGGCCGTGGCTGCGCTGCGAGCGGGCATCGACGCGCTCGCGCCGCGGGCGGTGTGGGCGGACCTGAACACCGCTTCACCGGCGAAGAAGCGACAACTCGACGAGATCGCGCGAGAGCACGGCCGCTCCTGCGTCGACGTCGCGATCATGGCCCCCGTGCCCGGTAGCGGGTTGCGGGTGCCGATGCTGGCCAGCGGGCAGGACGCGCAGCGGTTGACCGCGCTGCTGCGGCCACTCGGCGCGAACGTGGAGGTGTTCGAAGGCCCACCTGGGTCCGCGGCCAGCCGCAAGCTGCTTCGCAGTGTCTTTTTCAAGAGCCTCGCGGGCGCGGTCGTCGAGGCACTCGAGGCGGCTCGGGCGGCCGGTTGCGAGGAATGGCTGCGCGGCAACATCGTGGAGGAGTTGACGGGCGCCGACGAGTCGACGGTGGACAGGCTGGTGTACGGCACGTACAAGCACTCGGTGCGGCGGGCGGACGAGATGGCGGCCGCTGCCGAGATGCTGTCCGAACTGGGGGTGCCGCCCGCCATGGCGGCAGGCGCAAGGGACCTGCTGCTGCGGCTGTCGCGGCAGTGA
- a CDS encoding GntR family transcriptional regulator — MAGGEAVRPQQQAVVDAIRQAIVRGEFVPDQRLVEADLSARFSASRASVRSALLELTNEGLVERVQNRGARVRAVSLEEAVEISEVRMVLEGLCAAKAAERINAAEIGELTGIGTGMRAAVANGDLLGYSELNQKLHRRLREISGQQTASKVLERLRAQNVRHQFRLAMHPGRPAVSLPEHLAIIDAVCSHDPEAAESAARAHLYSVIAALKEVDLPGPTLHGLP; from the coding sequence GTGGCGGGAGGCGAGGCCGTACGGCCGCAGCAGCAGGCCGTGGTCGACGCCATTCGGCAGGCGATCGTTCGCGGCGAGTTCGTCCCCGACCAGCGGTTGGTCGAGGCGGACCTTTCCGCCAGGTTCTCGGCCAGCCGGGCCAGCGTACGCTCGGCGTTGCTGGAGCTCACCAACGAGGGACTCGTGGAGCGCGTGCAGAACCGGGGTGCGCGGGTGCGCGCGGTGTCCCTGGAGGAGGCCGTCGAGATCTCCGAGGTCCGCATGGTGCTGGAGGGGCTGTGCGCCGCCAAGGCCGCCGAACGGATCAACGCGGCAGAGATCGGCGAGCTCACCGGGATCGGGACCGGCATGCGCGCGGCGGTGGCCAACGGTGACCTGCTCGGCTACTCCGAACTGAACCAGAAGCTGCACCGCAGGTTGCGAGAGATCAGCGGTCAGCAGACCGCCTCGAAGGTGTTGGAGCGGCTGCGCGCGCAGAACGTGCGCCACCAGTTCCGGCTCGCGATGCACCCCGGCAGGCCCGCGGTTTCGCTGCCGGAACACCTGGCGATCATCGACGCGGTCTGTTCGCACGATCCCGAGGCCGCGGAGAGCGCCGCCCGCGCCCACCTGTACAGCGTCATCGCCGCGCTGAAAGAGGTGGACCTGCCGGGACCAACCCTGCACGGCCTGCCGTAG
- a CDS encoding DUF6282 family protein, whose protein sequence is MPEHPQPSNRARELVRGAFDVHIHIAPDVMRRRVDDVTLAQRFAEVGMAGFVLKSHYVPTAERAEVVRGVRPDTTVLGAITLNASVGGMNPIAVEIAARSGAKFVWLPTVDSANQRDCQAAEPEGATPPMWARIQAELAEAGMAAEAVDVLDEAGQVLAKTRQVLRLIAKHDMVLATGHLHADEIERVVEAAETEGVRRVVVTHPEFTSQRVGIERQRRLAERGALLERCLTTPYTGKVDWDVWLGNIRDAGYEHSVISSDLGQPFNPPVEDGLAIAADVLLEGGFTEEEVRTMTVHNSRWLVGAEPLPDAPVRGEA, encoded by the coding sequence ATGCCTGAGCACCCTCAGCCGTCAAACCGTGCTCGCGAACTGGTGCGAGGAGCGTTCGACGTCCACATCCACATCGCGCCGGACGTGATGCGCCGCAGGGTGGACGACGTCACCCTCGCCCAGCGGTTCGCGGAAGTGGGGATGGCCGGGTTCGTACTGAAATCGCACTACGTGCCCACGGCCGAGCGAGCCGAGGTGGTTCGCGGCGTGCGGCCGGACACCACCGTGCTCGGCGCGATCACGCTGAACGCCTCCGTCGGCGGCATGAACCCCATCGCCGTGGAGATCGCCGCGAGAAGCGGCGCGAAGTTCGTGTGGCTGCCCACTGTGGACAGCGCCAACCAGCGCGACTGCCAGGCCGCGGAACCCGAGGGCGCGACACCGCCGATGTGGGCCCGGATACAGGCCGAACTCGCCGAAGCAGGAATGGCCGCCGAAGCGGTGGACGTGCTCGACGAAGCAGGACAGGTTCTCGCGAAGACGAGGCAGGTGCTGCGGCTGATCGCCAAACACGACATGGTGCTGGCCACCGGCCATCTGCACGCCGACGAGATCGAACGCGTCGTCGAGGCCGCGGAGACCGAAGGCGTGCGGCGCGTCGTCGTCACCCACCCCGAGTTCACCTCCCAGCGCGTGGGCATCGAGCGGCAACGCAGGCTGGCCGAAAGGGGCGCCCTGCTGGAACGCTGCCTGACCACCCCGTACACCGGCAAGGTCGACTGGGACGTGTGGCTGGGCAACATCCGCGACGCGGGCTACGAGCACTCGGTGATTTCCAGTGACCTCGGCCAGCCGTTCAACCCTCCGGTCGAGGACGGCCTGGCCATCGCCGCCGACGTGTTGCTCGAAGGCGGCTTCACCGAGGAAGAGGTCCGCACCATGACCGTGCACAACAGCAGGTGGCTGGTCGGCGCGGAGCCGCTGCCGGACGCGCCCGTGAGGGGAGAGGCATGA
- a CDS encoding PIG-L deacetylase family protein: MSTRKLLVVGAHSADFVWRSAGAVAAHTAAGGEALVVALSYGERGESGELWKQEGQTEENVKRIRHEEATKAAAAVGARFEAFDLGDYPLEVGKEAITRLAELMRDFGPDVVLTHPEKDPFNPDHPVAHAAVAKARLLTSGAGVASGFRTAPPSEFLAFEPHQPELCGFVPTVYVDITAVFDRKVEAMGHMAAQQYLKEYYTQRAEQRGNHARKVTGNAGIRQAEAFHRLLPNVVSAL, translated from the coding sequence ATGAGCACGCGAAAGCTGCTGGTCGTCGGAGCCCACAGCGCCGACTTCGTATGGCGGTCGGCGGGAGCCGTCGCGGCGCACACCGCCGCAGGCGGTGAGGCCCTGGTCGTCGCGCTGTCCTACGGCGAGCGCGGCGAGTCCGGCGAGCTGTGGAAGCAGGAAGGCCAGACCGAGGAGAACGTCAAACGCATCCGGCACGAAGAGGCAACGAAGGCCGCGGCCGCCGTCGGCGCCCGCTTCGAGGCGTTCGACCTCGGCGACTACCCGCTCGAGGTGGGCAAGGAGGCGATCACGCGGCTCGCCGAGTTGATGCGCGACTTCGGGCCCGACGTGGTGCTGACCCATCCCGAGAAGGACCCCTTCAACCCCGACCACCCGGTGGCCCACGCCGCCGTGGCGAAGGCACGCCTGCTCACCTCCGGAGCCGGTGTGGCCAGCGGCTTTCGCACCGCACCGCCGTCGGAGTTCCTCGCGTTCGAGCCGCACCAGCCGGAACTGTGCGGCTTCGTGCCCACGGTCTACGTCGACATCACAGCCGTGTTCGACAGGAAGGTCGAGGCGATGGGCCACATGGCCGCGCAGCAGTACCTCAAGGAGTACTACACCCAACGCGCCGAGCAGCGTGGCAACCACGCGCGCAAGGTCACCGGCAACGCCGGGATCCGGCAGGCCGAAGCCTTCCACCGGCTGCTGCCGAATGTGGTGAGCGCGCTGTGA
- a CDS encoding RraA family protein, translating to MSAPVEELALAGVATVYEGYSRRGLLDEEWISLIPGRKVAGPARTALCGQADNRAVHEAMTQLRPGEVLVLTMPNPEPVALLGDLLATQTRVAGAAGVLVNAAVRDSAELAALELPVWCRWRRARGASKNVRGSVNVPVEIGGTTVNPADLVVLDDDGAVAVAAADVDDVIRSVRERIAKEDRLRERWQAGEFSYDAYGMRAEDEKSP from the coding sequence GTGAGCGCCCCGGTGGAGGAACTCGCGCTGGCAGGCGTCGCGACCGTGTACGAGGGCTACTCGCGGCGCGGGTTGCTCGACGAGGAGTGGATCTCGCTCATCCCGGGCCGCAAGGTCGCCGGTCCGGCGAGGACCGCGCTGTGCGGGCAGGCCGACAACCGCGCGGTGCACGAGGCGATGACGCAGCTGCGGCCCGGTGAGGTGCTGGTGCTCACGATGCCGAACCCGGAGCCGGTCGCACTGCTCGGTGACCTGCTGGCGACGCAGACCCGCGTCGCGGGAGCCGCGGGGGTGCTCGTCAACGCCGCCGTGCGCGACAGCGCGGAACTCGCGGCGCTCGAGTTGCCCGTGTGGTGCCGCTGGCGCAGGGCGCGCGGGGCGAGCAAGAACGTCCGCGGCAGCGTCAACGTGCCGGTGGAGATCGGCGGCACGACGGTCAACCCAGCAGACCTCGTGGTCCTCGACGACGACGGAGCCGTCGCCGTTGCTGCGGCTGACGTCGACGACGTAATCCGATCAGTTCGCGAGCGCATCGCCAAGGAAGACCGACTGCGCGAGCGGTGGCAGGCGGGCGAGTTCAGCTACGACGCCTACGGCATGCGCGCGGAAGACGAGAAGAGCCCCTGA
- a CDS encoding ABC transporter ATP-binding protein yields the protein MTATLLQTRELTKQFAKNDVATVALRDFTLSIEEGSFVTVLGRSGCGKSTLLNLLAGLTQPSKGEVRYRDRVLTGPDTEIGYLTQSDTLMPWRDVLRNVEMPLEIRGTPARERRAVATELIGRVGLTGFEHHYPRELSGGMRRRTSLARLLAGNPSTLLMDEPFGALDAQLRAELQADLLRLWHEGGQTVVFVTHDIEEALLLGDRVVVLGKIGAILLDRPIELARPRNADTLRVDPEFVALHTELAAALQEGAR from the coding sequence ATGACCGCGACACTGCTGCAGACCCGCGAACTCACCAAGCAGTTCGCGAAGAACGACGTGGCGACCGTCGCGCTGCGCGACTTCACGCTCTCCATCGAGGAGGGCAGTTTCGTCACCGTGCTCGGCCGCAGCGGGTGCGGCAAGTCCACACTGCTCAACCTGCTCGCCGGCCTCACCCAGCCCAGCAAGGGCGAGGTTCGCTACCGCGACCGGGTCCTCACCGGACCCGACACCGAGATCGGCTACCTCACCCAGTCGGACACGTTGATGCCGTGGCGCGACGTGCTCCGCAACGTGGAGATGCCGCTGGAGATCCGCGGAACGCCTGCCCGCGAGCGGCGAGCCGTCGCCACCGAGCTCATCGGCCGAGTGGGGCTCACCGGCTTCGAACACCACTATCCGCGTGAGTTGTCCGGCGGTATGCGCCGCAGGACCAGCCTCGCCAGGCTGCTCGCGGGCAACCCCTCGACACTGCTGATGGACGAACCGTTCGGCGCACTCGACGCCCAGCTGCGCGCCGAGTTGCAGGCCGACCTGCTGCGGCTTTGGCACGAAGGCGGGCAGACGGTCGTCTTCGTCACCCACGACATCGAGGAAGCGCTGTTGCTGGGAGACCGTGTCGTCGTGCTCGGCAAGATCGGCGCGATCCTGCTCGACCGTCCCATCGAGCTCGCCAGGCCGAGGAACGCCGACACGTTGCGGGTCGACCCCGAGTTCGTCGCGCTGCACACCGAACTGGCGGCGGCGTTGCAGGAGGGAGCGCGATGA
- a CDS encoding ABC transporter permease, with protein sequence MTEASGVITETAGNGGPVRVAVPRTWWQRHGTTTTVWVLRLALIAFVLVLWEIAGERWIDITFTSKPTDIVTRLVEWAADGTLWLHSWITVQEIVYGFLLGAVTGALAGFVLASLNLLYRVLDPFIMALYSIPKVALAPLFIVWFGIGMHMKVLLAAATVFFLVFLNTAAGVRDVDRGLVDAVRLMGGNRWDIARKVVLPASMTGVLTGLKVAIPYALIGAVIGELVASNRGLGYLINDAAAQFDTAGVFATLVVLSVIAAVLNVFVGLIDKRVNKWKPIND encoded by the coding sequence ATGACCGAGGCAAGCGGAGTCATCACCGAAACCGCGGGCAACGGCGGCCCCGTCCGCGTCGCGGTTCCCCGCACCTGGTGGCAGCGGCACGGCACCACCACGACGGTGTGGGTGCTTCGGCTCGCGCTGATCGCGTTCGTGCTGGTGCTGTGGGAGATCGCGGGCGAGCGCTGGATCGACATCACCTTCACCAGCAAGCCCACCGACATCGTCACCAGACTCGTCGAGTGGGCTGCCGACGGCACGCTGTGGTTGCACAGCTGGATCACCGTGCAGGAGATCGTCTACGGGTTCCTGCTCGGTGCGGTCACCGGTGCTCTCGCCGGTTTCGTGCTGGCCTCACTCAATCTGCTCTACCGGGTCCTGGACCCGTTCATCATGGCGCTGTACTCGATTCCGAAGGTCGCGTTGGCGCCGCTGTTCATCGTCTGGTTCGGCATCGGCATGCACATGAAGGTGCTGCTGGCCGCGGCCACCGTGTTCTTCCTGGTGTTCCTCAACACCGCGGCAGGCGTTCGCGACGTCGACAGAGGCCTTGTCGACGCGGTGCGGCTGATGGGAGGAAACCGCTGGGACATCGCTCGCAAGGTGGTACTGCCCGCGTCGATGACCGGTGTGCTCACCGGGTTGAAGGTGGCGATCCCGTACGCGTTGATCGGTGCGGTGATCGGTGAGTTGGTCGCGTCCAACCGCGGACTCGGCTACCTCATCAACGATGCCGCGGCACAGTTCGACACCGCGGGCGTGTTCGCGACGCTCGTCGTGCTGAGCGTGATCGCCGCGGTGCTCAACGTGTTCGTGGGACTCATCGACAAACGTGTCAACAAATGGAAGCCGATAAATGACTGA